Proteins from a genomic interval of Medicago truncatula cultivar Jemalong A17 chromosome 3, MtrunA17r5.0-ANR, whole genome shotgun sequence:
- the LOC25490579 gene encoding uncharacterized protein — MYHFLIARLTHHRTLQFSVLFRNVFSSSFSVEKHHKGDTFTVSNLVNSCELSPETALKLLNRLKPKNPNAPNAVIQLLRNYGFSDSQLCIYVKKHPFVLLCKIEKTLLPKLDFLRSIGVSNTDLPKILIRNTYFLTSSLEKSIIPRYEVIRSFVRNDKEVVSTLKRGTWGTHNAWIVNDAVQNIEVLRKLGVLQGSISLLVSNFPNVAFARHSRFVKAVNSVKEMGFDPLMSYFVLAVQVIAKMNKENWESKIKIFERWGWSRDMCLLAFQKQPHCMMLSEKKIMKTMNFLMNDVGLPPQDIVGSPAVLFRNLEKTLIPRCTVIKILKSTGLIKSGLRISTFICITEKTFLGRYVTPFRKDLPLLLDAYKDEMAKPL; from the exons ATGTACCATTTTCTTATTGCTAGATTAACCCATCATAGAACCCTTCAATTTAGTGTTCTATTTCGCAATGTTTTTTCTAGTTCTTTCTCTGTTGAAAAGCATCATAAAGGTGACACCTTTACAGTGTCAAACCTTGTTAATTCATGTGAGTTGTCCCCTGAAACAGCCCTTAAACTCTTAAACAGGTTGAAACCCAAAAACCCTAATGCCCCAAATGCTGTTATTCAACTTCTAAGGAACTATGGTTTTTCTGATTCCCAATTATGTATCTATGTAAAGAAACACCCTTTTGTACTTTTATGCAAAATCGAAAAGACCCttttgcctaaactcgattttTTGCGTTCCATTGGGGTTTCAAACACTGATCTCCCCAAAATACTAATTAGGAACACTTACTTTTTGACTTCAAGCTTGGAGAAATCCATTATCCCTCGCTATGAGGTCATTAGAAGTTTCGTTCGCAATGATAAAGAGGTAGTTTCAACTTTGAAGCGTGGAACATGGGGCACACACAATGCTTGGATTGTAAATGATGCAGTTCAGAATATTGAGGTTTTGAGGAAGCTTGGTGTGCTTCAAGGTTCCATTTCTCTACTGGTATCCAATTTTCCCAATGTAGCATTCGCCAGGCATTCTAGATTTGTTAAGGCTGTTAATTCAGTCAAAGAAATGGGGTTTGATCCTTTGAtgtcttattttgttttggCAGTTCAAGTAATTGCAAAGATGAACAAAGAGAATTGGGAATCAAAAATCAAGATTTTTGAGAGGTGGGGTTGGTCGAGAGATATGTGTCTTTTAGCTTTCCAAAAACAGCCTCATTGTATGATGTTGTCAGAAAAAAAGATTATGAAAACAATGAACTTCTTGATGAACGATGTGGGTCTTCCACCACAAGACATTGTAGGAAGCCCTGCTGTTCTGTTCCGTAACTTGGAGAAGACACTTATTCCTAGATGTACAGTTATTAAGATTTTGAAGTCAACGGGTTTGATAAAGAGTGGTTTGCGCATAAGTACCTTTATTTGCATAACTGAGAAAACATTTTTGGGGCGATATGTGACCCCATTTCGGAAAGATTTACCATTGTTATTGGATGCATATAAAG acgaaatggcaaagccattataa
- the LOC25490580 gene encoding phytoene synthase 2, chloroplastic, with protein sequence MSGVLLWVNCGLKENAISLMGLGGRDVRTQRRFRHCSGISFACFSSAVVEPTRSSEERVYEVVLKQAALVKEQRKDIKKRGLNLDDKPIEGDFTNGELLSSAYDRCGDVCAEYAKTFYLGTQLMTQERRKAIWAIYVWCRRTDELVDGPNASHITPKALDRWEQRLTDVFEGRPYDMYDAALSDTVTKYPVDIQPFKDMIEGMRLDLRKSRYNNFDELYLYCYYVAGTVGLMSVPVMGIEPQSKASTESIYNAALALGIANQLTNILRDVGEDARRGRVYLPQDELAQAGLSDDDIFRGRVTDKWRNFMKGQIKRARMFFDEAEKGVSELSSASRWPVWASLLLYRQILDSIEANDYNNFTKRAYVGKAKKLLSLPVAFGIATFGPQKLAKMTTR encoded by the exons ATGTCTGGTGTTCTTCTTTGGGTGAATTGTGGACTCAAAGAGAATGCCATTTCCTTAATGGGTCTTGGAGGAAGAGATGTGAGAACTCAAAGGAGGTTTAGACATTGTTCTGGAATTAGCTTTGCTTGTTTTTCAAGTGCAGTTGTTGAACCTACAAGATCCTCAGAGGAGAGAGTGTATGAAGTGGTGTTGAAGCAAGCAGCTTTAGTGAAGGAACAaagaaaagatattaaaaagaGAGGTTTGAATTTGGATGATAAGCCTATTGAAGGTGATTTCACCAATGGGGAACTTTTGAGTTCTGCTTATGATAGATGTGGTGATGTATGTGCTGAGTATGCCAAGACATTTTACTTAG GCACACAATTGATGACTCAAGAGAGAAGAAAAGCCATATGGGCCATTTACG TGTGGTGCAGAAGAACAGATGAGTTAGTGGATGGTCCTAATGCTTCACACATCACACCAAAGGCTTTGGACAGATGGGAACAAAGATTAACTGATGTTTTTGAAGGACGTCCTTATGATATGTATGATGCTGCACTTTCAGATACAGTCACAAAGTACCCTGTTGATATACAG CCATTTAAAGACATGATTGAAGGGATGAGGCTGGACCTGAGAAAATCAAGATACAATAACTTTGATGAACTATACCTATATTGCTACTATGTTGCTGGGACTGTGGGCCTTATGAGTGTTCCTGTAATGGGCATAGAACCACAATCAAAAGCTTCAACTGAAAGCATCTACAATGCTGCATTGGCACTTGGCATTGCTAATCAACTTACCAACATACTTAGAGACGTTGGAGAAGA TGCTAGAAGAGGAAGAGTTTACCTTCCACAAGATGAATTGGCACAAGCTGGCCTATCAGATGATGACATTTTTAGAGGCCGAGTAACGGACAAGTGGCGTAATTTCATGAAGGGTCAAATAAAGAGAGCAAGAATGTTTTTTGATGAAGCAGAGAAGGGAGTTTCAGAGCTCAGTTCAGCTAGTAGATGGCCTGTTTGGGCATCTTTGCTGTTGTATAGGCAGATATTAGATTCTATTGAAGCTAATGACTACAATAACTTCACTAAACGGGCTTATGTAGGAAAGGCTAAAAAGCTCTTATCACTTCCTGTTGCTTTTGGAATAGCAACTTTTGGCCCACAAAAGTTGGCCAAAATGACTACAAGATGA